One Cheilinus undulatus linkage group 22, ASM1832078v1, whole genome shotgun sequence DNA window includes the following coding sequences:
- the ift46 gene encoding intraflagellar transport protein 46 homolog isoform X2 encodes MERSDRGKTTNLLKNQPYDEEVEVNDPEESLSRRSRRGRGRMSANSGIDQLEDEAQRAGEAGRGPSGASPHEEEEEEDEDSDEEEDDSDDDDDDEPSGAPEGAYDAADYANLPVSTDIKELFQYIIRYSPQNIELEHSLKPFIPDFIPAVGDIDAFLKVPRPDGKEDSLGLLVLDEPSVKQSEPTVLSLWLSEESKQHGAPEMQKVTSVASPQSNPRVVDSWVESISALHHSKPPASVQYGRAMPDIDSLMQEWPPELEELLGRLQLPPARLSCSAAQYADIICSLLDIPVHGSRIQSLHLLFSLYLEFRDSQHFTRRA; translated from the exons ATGGAGCGGAGTGACCGAGGTAAAACCACAAACCTACTGAAGAACCAGCCCTACGACGAGGAGGTGGAGGTCAACGACCCCGAGGAG TCGTTGTCCAGGAGAAGCAGGAGGGGGCGTGGCCGAATGTCAGCCAACAGCGGCATCGACCAGCTGGAGGACGAGGCTCAGAGGGCCGGCGAGGCCGGCAGGGGGCCGTCCGGGGCCAGTCCACacgaagaagaggaggaggaagacgaAGACTCTGACGAAGAGGAGGACGACTCTGATGACGACGATGATGACGAGCCCAGCGGCGCTCCAGAGGGGGCGTACGATGCGGCGGACTACGCCAACCTGCCTGTCAGCACAGACATCAAAGAGCTGTTCCAGTACATCATACG ATACAGCCCTCAGAACATCGAGCTGGAGCACAGCCTCAAGCCCTTCATCCCTGACTTCATCCCCGCTGTGGGAGACATCGACGCCTTCCTCAAG GTTCCACGGCCCGACGGTAAAGAGGACAGCCTGGGTCTGCTGGTTCTGGACGAGCCCAGCGTGAAGCAGTCGGAGCCGACGGTGCTGTCACTGTGGCTGTCAGAGGAGAGCAAGCAGCACGGAGCGCCAGAG ATGCAGAAGGTGACGAGCGTGGCGAGCCCCCAGTCCAACCCTCGGGTGGTGGACAGCTGGGTGGAGAGCATCAGCGCCCTGCACCACTCCAAACCTCCGGCCAGCGTGCAGTACGGCCGGGCCATGCCGGACATCGACAGCCTGATGCAGGAGTGGCCGCCGGAGCTGGAGGAGCTGCTGGGCCGCCTGCAGCTGCCCCCGGCCCGCCTCAGCTGCAGCGCGGCCCAGTACGCCGACATCATCTGCAGCCTGCTCGACATCCCCGTCCACGGATCCAGGATCCAGAGCCTGCACCTGCTCTTCAGCCTTTACCTGGAGTTCAGAGACTCGCAGCACTTCACACGGAGAGCATGA
- the ift46 gene encoding intraflagellar transport protein 46 homolog isoform X3, with translation MSANSGIDQLEDEAQRAGEAGRGPSGASPHEEEEEEDEDSDEEEDDSDDDDDDEPSGAPEGAYDAADYANLPVSTDIKELFQYIIRYSPQNIELEHSLKPFIPDFIPAVGDIDAFLKVPRPDGKEDSLGLLVLDEPSVKQSEPTVLSLWLSEESKQHGAPEMQKVTSVASPQSNPRVVDSWVESISALHHSKPPASVQYGRAMPDIDSLMQEWPPELEELLGRLQLPPARLSCSAAQYADIICSLLDIPVHGSRIQSLHLLFSLYLEFRDSQHFTRRA, from the exons ATGTCAGCCAACAGCGGCATCGACCAGCTGGAGGACGAGGCTCAGAGGGCCGGCGAGGCCGGCAGGGGGCCGTCCGGGGCCAGTCCACacgaagaagaggaggaggaagacgaAGACTCTGACGAAGAGGAGGACGACTCTGATGACGACGATGATGACGAGCCCAGCGGCGCTCCAGAGGGGGCGTACGATGCGGCGGACTACGCCAACCTGCCTGTCAGCACAGACATCAAAGAGCTGTTCCAGTACATCATACG ATACAGCCCTCAGAACATCGAGCTGGAGCACAGCCTCAAGCCCTTCATCCCTGACTTCATCCCCGCTGTGGGAGACATCGACGCCTTCCTCAAG GTTCCACGGCCCGACGGTAAAGAGGACAGCCTGGGTCTGCTGGTTCTGGACGAGCCCAGCGTGAAGCAGTCGGAGCCGACGGTGCTGTCACTGTGGCTGTCAGAGGAGAGCAAGCAGCACGGAGCGCCAGAG ATGCAGAAGGTGACGAGCGTGGCGAGCCCCCAGTCCAACCCTCGGGTGGTGGACAGCTGGGTGGAGAGCATCAGCGCCCTGCACCACTCCAAACCTCCGGCCAGCGTGCAGTACGGCCGGGCCATGCCGGACATCGACAGCCTGATGCAGGAGTGGCCGCCGGAGCTGGAGGAGCTGCTGGGCCGCCTGCAGCTGCCCCCGGCCCGCCTCAGCTGCAGCGCGGCCCAGTACGCCGACATCATCTGCAGCCTGCTCGACATCCCCGTCCACGGATCCAGGATCCAGAGCCTGCACCTGCTCTTCAGCCTTTACCTGGAGTTCAGAGACTCGCAGCACTTCACACGGAGAGCATGA
- the zgc:85858 gene encoding stress-associated endoplasmic reticulum protein 1, which produces MLAASRRLASPRTLTAQQHGNKPRQSFSSSGTFSAALTASLLPLLHPAVPASPSSWSRQSPNMSAVQRMKVANERHSKTITQRGHVQKTSRPVNEEKSPVGPWLLALFVFVVCGSAIFQIIQSIRQGM; this is translated from the exons ATGCTAGCAGCTAGCCGTCGGTTAGCATCTCCACGGACGTTGACTGCCCAACAACACGGAAACAAACCCCGGCAGAGCTTCTCTTCCAGCGGGACGTTTTCAGCGGCACTGACGGCCTCCCTTCTACCGCTTCTACACCCGGCTGTTCCCGCTTCTCCGTCCTCCTGGTCTCGTCAAAGCCCAAACATGTCGGCGGTGCAGCGGATGAAGGTGGCGAACGAGAGGCACAGCAAGACCATCACACAGCGGGGACACGTCCAGAAAACATCG cgGCCTGTAAACGAGGAGAAGTCTCCGGTGGGTCCGTGGCTGCTCGCTCTCTTCGTCTTCGTGGTTTGTGGATCAG CCATCTTCCAGATCATCCAGAGCATCAGACAGGGAATGTGA
- the si:ch73-265d7.2 gene encoding C-type natriuretic peptide 2 has product MAPMDHLGTYGRFSTNQNWLKDSWTTQLSAIRTNEDTRPSPQRDDTQVLHSLFGSHLSSLIMATPTSDDITEGSAGPPAPSVSSPFRGLAVSRDAVRGLAGRQEAVPQFFLDFLQRQSKMRRRSRKSMMGGRGCFGMKMDRIGSISGLGC; this is encoded by the exons ATGGCACCCATGGACCATTTAGGCACCTACGGAAGATTCTCAACCAATCAGAACTGGCTCAAGGACTCCTGGACGACCCAGCTATCAGCCATCAGAACCAATGAGGAT ACGAGGCCTTCACCTCAGAGAGACGACACACAG GTTCTTCACTCTCTGTTTGGTTCTCACCTGTCCTCCCTCATCATGGCCACTCCCAcctctgatgacatcacagaGGGCTCAGCCGGACCACCCGCCCCCTCCGTTTCCTCTCCCTTCAGAGGATTGGCCGTGAGTCGGGATGCTGTGAGGGGATTGGCTGGCAGGCAGGAGGCGGTCCCTCAGTTCTTCCTAGACTTCCTGCAGCGGCAGTCGAAGATGAGGAGGCGGAGCAGGAAGTCGATGATGGGAGGAAGAGGATGCTTCGGGATGAAGATGGACCGCATCGGCTCCATCAGCGGGCTGGGCTGTTAG
- the ift46 gene encoding intraflagellar transport protein 46 homolog isoform X1, whose protein sequence is MERSDRGKTTNLLKNQPYDEEVEVNDPEEVTSVYSPEPGSHRQSLSRRSRRGRGRMSANSGIDQLEDEAQRAGEAGRGPSGASPHEEEEEEDEDSDEEEDDSDDDDDDEPSGAPEGAYDAADYANLPVSTDIKELFQYIIRYSPQNIELEHSLKPFIPDFIPAVGDIDAFLKVPRPDGKEDSLGLLVLDEPSVKQSEPTVLSLWLSEESKQHGAPEMQKVTSVASPQSNPRVVDSWVESISALHHSKPPASVQYGRAMPDIDSLMQEWPPELEELLGRLQLPPARLSCSAAQYADIICSLLDIPVHGSRIQSLHLLFSLYLEFRDSQHFTRRA, encoded by the exons ATGGAGCGGAGTGACCGAGGTAAAACCACAAACCTACTGAAGAACCAGCCCTACGACGAGGAGGTGGAGGTCAACGACCCCGAGGAGGTGACGAGTGTCTATAGCCCGGAACCAGGCAGccacagacag TCGTTGTCCAGGAGAAGCAGGAGGGGGCGTGGCCGAATGTCAGCCAACAGCGGCATCGACCAGCTGGAGGACGAGGCTCAGAGGGCCGGCGAGGCCGGCAGGGGGCCGTCCGGGGCCAGTCCACacgaagaagaggaggaggaagacgaAGACTCTGACGAAGAGGAGGACGACTCTGATGACGACGATGATGACGAGCCCAGCGGCGCTCCAGAGGGGGCGTACGATGCGGCGGACTACGCCAACCTGCCTGTCAGCACAGACATCAAAGAGCTGTTCCAGTACATCATACG ATACAGCCCTCAGAACATCGAGCTGGAGCACAGCCTCAAGCCCTTCATCCCTGACTTCATCCCCGCTGTGGGAGACATCGACGCCTTCCTCAAG GTTCCACGGCCCGACGGTAAAGAGGACAGCCTGGGTCTGCTGGTTCTGGACGAGCCCAGCGTGAAGCAGTCGGAGCCGACGGTGCTGTCACTGTGGCTGTCAGAGGAGAGCAAGCAGCACGGAGCGCCAGAG ATGCAGAAGGTGACGAGCGTGGCGAGCCCCCAGTCCAACCCTCGGGTGGTGGACAGCTGGGTGGAGAGCATCAGCGCCCTGCACCACTCCAAACCTCCGGCCAGCGTGCAGTACGGCCGGGCCATGCCGGACATCGACAGCCTGATGCAGGAGTGGCCGCCGGAGCTGGAGGAGCTGCTGGGCCGCCTGCAGCTGCCCCCGGCCCGCCTCAGCTGCAGCGCGGCCCAGTACGCCGACATCATCTGCAGCCTGCTCGACATCCCCGTCCACGGATCCAGGATCCAGAGCCTGCACCTGCTCTTCAGCCTTTACCTGGAGTTCAGAGACTCGCAGCACTTCACACGGAGAGCATGA